ACAAATGTGCGATCGGGAATCGAGGCGGCCATGCCGTAGATGGGGGCCATCCCTTCCATCGAATTCGGATTGGCCTTCACCGCCTCGACCGACTCGCGCAGGTCGCGCACGAACCGCTCGGCGACGCCGGGCTGCGCGGTCCGCAGCGTGGGACTGACGTGGATGCCGGCCGGGTGCTGCAACCCGGTGAGCGACCAGTGGCGCGCGGTCATCTGGTCGAGCACCTGGTACATGTCGAGCTCGTCCGACGTGAAGGCAAACACGCCCCAGGTGCGGCCCATCAGCCGCAATTCGGGAATCGACTCGACCCCCTGCTTCACCTGGTCGACCGCGGCGAGGATCTGCCGGGTCGCCTCGAGATAGCCGCTTTCGCCCATGGTCATCAAGGCCGCCCAACACGCCGCGCTCAATCCGCCCGGCCGGCTGCCGGAAAAGGTCGGCGAGTAGTACAACCCGCCCGGCCAGTCGGACATCGTGAAGTATTGATACCGGCGCAGTTCCTGCCCGCGGTACAAGACGACCGACGAGCCCTTGGGCGCATAGCCGTATTTGTGCGTGTCGCACGACATGCTCGTCACGCCGGGCACGCGGAAATCGAACAGCGGCACTTCGCGTCCCAGCTTTTCGACGAACGGCAAGAAGTAGCCGCCCAGGCAGCTATCGACATGCAACAGCAGGTTGTGCTGCTGGGCCAGCTCGCCGAGCTCGGCGATCGGGTCCAGCGTGC
The Pirellulales bacterium genome window above contains:
- a CDS encoding aminotransferase class V-fold PLP-dependent enzyme, producing the protein MAFDLSAGFDLLAPIDRMMHPYREEFPARAALPAEGQSREAILALLETLRQREESRWKDGFASGSVYHGDAAHYEFLNRVYALHSQVNQLHSDLWPSAAKFEAEIVAMTANLLGAAAAGAEVGTEQGICGSVSSGGSESILLAMKTCRDWARDKRGITAPEIIAPVSAHAAFHKASQYFNIELKLAPLTADYRADLDATRAAITPNTIALIGSAVNFPYGTLDPIAELGELAQQHNLLLHVDSCLGGYFLPFVEKLGREVPLFDFRVPGVTSMSCDTHKYGYAPKGSSVVLYRGQELRRYQYFTMSDWPGGLYYSPTFSGSRPGGLSAACWAALMTMGESGYLEATRQILAAVDQVKQGVESIPELRLMGRTWGVFAFTSDELDMYQVLDQMTARHWSLTGLQHPAGIHVSPTLRTAQPGVAERFVRDLRESVEAVKANPNSMEGMAPIYGMAASIPDRTFVHDMLKQVMDVYYRL